One Halomonas sp. THAF5a genomic region harbors:
- a CDS encoding PAS domain S-box protein — MKRSPLISPELLERIVDASEDGIVVAEQEGDENILIYVNQGFERLTGYSADEILYQDCRFLQNEDRDQPGLDAIRLALKEGRPCREVLRNYRKDGTLFYNELSITPVHDEDDNLNYYIGVQKDVTERVEAQQELERLKAEHGLS; from the coding sequence ATGAAACGATCCCCGTTGATCAGCCCGGAACTGCTGGAACGCATCGTCGATGCCTCGGAGGACGGCATCGTGGTCGCCGAGCAGGAGGGCGACGAGAACATCCTGATCTACGTCAACCAGGGGTTCGAGCGCCTCACCGGCTACAGCGCCGACGAGATCCTCTACCAGGACTGCCGCTTCCTGCAGAACGAGGACCGCGACCAGCCCGGGCTCGATGCCATCCGCCTCGCCCTCAAGGAGGGGCGCCCCTGCCGCGAGGTACTGCGCAACTACAGGAAGGACGGCACCCTCTTCTACAACGAGCTCTCCATCACCCCGGTGCACGACGAGGACGACAACCTCAACTACTACATCGGCGTGCAGAAGGACGTCACCGAGCGCGTCGAGGCGCAGCAGGAGCTCGAGCGGCTCAAGGCCGAACACGGCCTCTCCTGA
- a CDS encoding PA3496 family putative envelope integrity protein, whose product MSHEPLLDTPFDDDQDYLSADNDEPAQTRPTSRADALRARRRVEALIEERRLQRAIVDDWSLDGGFEEEEEEEE is encoded by the coding sequence ATGAGCCATGAACCCCTTCTCGATACCCCCTTCGACGACGATCAGGACTACCTGAGCGCCGACAATGACGAACCCGCCCAGACGCGCCCGACGAGTCGTGCCGATGCCCTGCGGGCCCGCCGACGCGTGGAGGCGCTGATCGAGGAGCGCCGGCTGCAGCGCGCCATCGTCGACGACTGGTCCCTCGACGGCGGCTTCGAGGAAGAAGAAGAAGAGGAAGAGTAG
- the ettA gene encoding energy-dependent translational throttle protein EttA, whose amino-acid sequence MAQYVYTMNRVGKVVPPKKQILKDISLSFFPGAKIGVLGLNGAGKSTLLRIMAGVDTEFEGEARPMPGINVGYLPQEPELDDDKNVRETVEEALGEVKAAQEQLDAVYAAYAEPDADFDALAAEQARLENIIEASDAHNLDRKLEVAAEALRLPAWDARVGHLSGGERRRVALCRLLLSNPDMLLLDEPTNHLDAESVAWLERFLHDYSGTVVAITHDRYFLDNVAGWILELDRGQGIPFEGNYSGWLEAKEKRLEQEAKQEASKNKAIKQELEWVRSNAKGRQAKSKARLNRFEEMQSGDFQKRNETNEIYIPPGPRLGDKVIEFHDVAKAFDGKLLYENLDFAVPPGAIVGIVGGNGAGKSTLFKLITGQEQPDRGEVVRGETVDIAYVEQLRDALDDKQTVWEAVSDGQDILNINGYEVSSRAYVGRFNFKGNDQQKRLNELSGGERGRLQLAQTLKQGANVLLLDEPSNDLDIETLRALEEALLAFPGCALVISHDRWFLDRIATHILAFEGDSHVEFFAGNYTEYEADHKKRVGNDTPHRMKYKRIDA is encoded by the coding sequence ATGGCGCAATACGTCTACACCATGAACCGGGTGGGCAAGGTCGTGCCCCCCAAGAAGCAGATCCTCAAGGATATCTCGCTGTCGTTCTTCCCGGGCGCCAAGATCGGCGTGCTGGGCCTCAACGGCGCCGGCAAGTCGACGCTGCTGCGCATCATGGCCGGCGTCGACACCGAGTTCGAGGGTGAGGCGCGCCCCATGCCGGGCATCAACGTCGGCTACCTGCCCCAGGAGCCCGAGCTCGACGACGACAAGAACGTCCGCGAGACCGTGGAGGAGGCACTGGGCGAGGTCAAGGCCGCCCAGGAGCAGCTCGACGCCGTCTATGCCGCCTACGCCGAGCCGGACGCCGACTTCGACGCCCTGGCCGCCGAGCAGGCGCGCCTGGAGAACATCATCGAGGCCTCCGACGCCCACAACCTCGACCGCAAGCTCGAGGTCGCGGCCGAGGCCCTGCGCCTGCCCGCCTGGGACGCCCGCGTGGGCCACCTCTCCGGGGGCGAGCGCCGCCGCGTCGCGCTCTGCCGCCTGCTGCTCTCCAACCCGGACATGCTGCTGCTCGACGAGCCCACCAACCACCTGGACGCCGAGTCGGTAGCCTGGCTGGAGCGCTTCCTGCACGACTACAGCGGCACCGTGGTGGCGATCACCCACGACCGCTACTTCCTCGACAACGTGGCGGGCTGGATCCTCGAGCTCGACCGCGGCCAGGGCATCCCCTTCGAGGGCAACTACTCCGGCTGGCTGGAGGCCAAGGAGAAGCGCCTCGAGCAGGAGGCCAAGCAGGAGGCCTCGAAGAACAAGGCCATCAAGCAGGAGCTGGAGTGGGTGCGCTCCAACGCCAAGGGCCGCCAGGCCAAGAGCAAGGCGCGCCTCAACCGCTTCGAGGAGATGCAGTCCGGCGACTTCCAGAAGCGCAACGAGACCAACGAGATCTACATTCCGCCCGGTCCGCGCCTGGGCGACAAGGTCATCGAGTTCCACGACGTGGCCAAGGCCTTCGACGGCAAGCTGCTCTACGAGAACCTGGACTTCGCGGTGCCGCCCGGCGCCATCGTCGGCATCGTCGGCGGCAACGGCGCCGGCAAGTCGACGCTGTTCAAGCTGATCACCGGCCAGGAGCAGCCCGACCGCGGCGAGGTGGTGCGCGGCGAGACCGTGGACATCGCCTACGTCGAGCAGCTGCGCGACGCCCTCGACGACAAGCAGACGGTGTGGGAGGCGGTCTCCGACGGCCAGGATATCCTCAACATCAACGGCTATGAGGTCTCCTCGCGGGCCTACGTCGGTCGCTTCAACTTCAAGGGCAACGACCAGCAGAAGCGCCTGAACGAGCTCTCCGGCGGCGAGCGCGGGCGCCTGCAGCTGGCCCAGACCCTCAAGCAGGGCGCCAACGTGCTGCTGCTCGACGAGCCGTCCAACGACCTGGACATCGAGACCCTGCGCGCGCTGGAGGAGGCGCTGCTGGCCTTCCCCGGCTGCGCCCTGGTGATCTCCCACGACCGCTGGTTCCTCGACCGCATCGCGACCCACATCCTCGCCTTCGAGGGCGACTCCCACGTGGAGTTCTTCGCCGGCAACTACACCGAGTACGAGGCGGATCACAAGAAGCGCGTCGGCAACGACACGCCGCACCGCATGAAGTACAAGCGCATCGACGCCTGA
- a CDS encoding DUF2254 domain-containing protein: MKRSMIWPLRLLKAFRQSIAYLPTLLALAYGLASLAALLLPISDERLPTLLTLLGLEAPGNTRALLAALLGGMISLMVFSFSMVMSVLSQAGGQFSHKLVFGLISERAHQWVLGHYLGTILFILMLLMVPEVAEGQATWRSLAIYLACAMVIHCLALFVYFIHNASMSIQIDAVATDLHRTTLSSMHALQRRQQGREWRLLGDTPPSRHPSHPVTARRAGYLQNADLAALAALARRVDGVVHLHFRFGDYVVEGLPILTLQSASPPETAWCEEARAALVYMEGEAITEHHVFGMTQLMEIALKALSPGVNDPGTARLCLHRLTDLLRRRLEWQPCNARFDDDGRCRVTWQVEDFESLLYRLFQPILHHGRDDLSIGLGVLKALKTLSLFAEPRELALLQDHADRVLETLAEAVRHPLDRDFVSARLDDGLHRLRLPAALPGG, translated from the coding sequence ATGAAGCGCTCGATGATCTGGCCCCTGCGCCTGCTCAAGGCCTTCCGGCAGAGCATTGCCTACCTGCCCACCCTGCTGGCACTCGCCTACGGCCTGGCGAGCCTCGCCGCCCTGCTGCTGCCGATCTCCGACGAGCGGCTGCCGACCCTGCTCACGCTGCTCGGCCTCGAGGCCCCGGGGAACACCCGGGCGCTGCTCGCCGCCCTGCTCGGCGGCATGATCTCGCTGATGGTCTTCAGCTTCTCCATGGTGATGTCGGTGCTCTCCCAGGCCGGCGGGCAGTTCTCCCACAAGCTGGTCTTCGGGCTGATCTCGGAGCGGGCGCACCAGTGGGTGCTCGGCCACTACCTCGGCACCATCCTCTTCATCCTGATGCTGCTGATGGTGCCGGAGGTCGCCGAGGGCCAGGCGACCTGGCGCTCGCTGGCGATCTACCTGGCCTGCGCCATGGTCATCCACTGCCTGGCGCTGTTCGTCTACTTCATCCACAACGCCTCGATGTCGATCCAGATCGACGCCGTGGCCACCGACCTGCACCGCACCACGCTCTCCTCGATGCACGCCCTGCAGCGCCGCCAGCAGGGCCGGGAGTGGCGCCTGCTCGGCGATACCCCGCCCTCGAGGCATCCGTCCCATCCGGTGACCGCTCGCCGCGCCGGCTACCTGCAGAACGCCGACCTCGCCGCCCTGGCGGCGCTGGCGCGCCGGGTCGACGGCGTGGTGCACCTGCACTTCCGCTTCGGCGACTACGTGGTGGAGGGGCTGCCGATCCTGACGCTTCAATCCGCGAGCCCGCCCGAGACGGCCTGGTGCGAGGAGGCCCGCGCCGCCCTGGTCTACATGGAGGGGGAGGCGATCACCGAGCACCACGTGTTCGGCATGACCCAGCTGATGGAGATCGCCCTGAAGGCGCTCTCACCGGGCGTCAACGACCCCGGCACCGCCCGGCTCTGCCTGCATCGCCTGACCGACCTGCTGCGCCGGCGCCTCGAGTGGCAGCCCTGCAACGCGCGCTTCGATGACGACGGCCGCTGTCGGGTGACCTGGCAGGTGGAGGACTTCGAGAGCCTGCTCTATCGGCTCTTCCAGCCCATCCTGCACCACGGCCGGGACGACCTGAGCATCGGCCTGGGGGTGCTCAAGGCGCTGAAGACGCTGTCGCTGTTCGCCGAGCCCCGGGAGCTCGCGCTGCTGCAGGACCATGCCGACCGGGTGCTGGAGACCCTCGCCGAGGCGGTCCGCCATCCGCTGGACCGCGACTTCGTCTCGGCGCGCCTGGACGACGGCCTGCACCGGCTCCGGCTGCCGGCCGCCCTGCCCGGCGGCTGA
- the lpxL gene encoding LpxL/LpxP family Kdo(2)-lipid IV(A) lauroyl/palmitoleoyl acyltransferase, translating to MSTDDTPQTSFAHPRYWPTWLAIGAMHAVAWLPWRVKLAVGKAIGLAAWRFARRRRHITETNIRLCFPERDADQQAALVRESFIANGIGLVETATGWCRNHEHLRHRVTFRGQEHMARLQAQGRGALILGIHFSTLDLGGALHALYFRVDAVQRPHDNPLFDRFMARARARYFDTIIERHDLRGVVRRIKEGHAVWYSPDQDFGREASVFAPFFGVQAATVRMTARIARMTGAPVLPLIYHRNPDDRTYTLEYLPPLEDFPCGDEVADATRINAVIEAAIRRHPEQYLWLHRRFKTRPRGEAKPY from the coding sequence ATGTCCACGGACGACACCCCCCAGACCTCCTTCGCCCACCCGCGCTACTGGCCGACCTGGCTCGCCATCGGCGCCATGCACGCGGTGGCCTGGCTGCCCTGGCGGGTGAAGCTCGCGGTGGGCAAGGCCATCGGCCTCGCCGCCTGGCGCTTCGCCCGACGCCGCCGACACATCACCGAGACCAATATCCGGCTCTGCTTCCCGGAGCGCGATGCCGACCAGCAGGCCGCCCTGGTGCGGGAGAGCTTCATCGCCAACGGCATTGGCCTGGTCGAGACGGCCACCGGCTGGTGCCGGAACCACGAGCACCTGCGCCACCGGGTGACCTTCCGCGGGCAGGAGCACATGGCAAGGCTCCAGGCCCAGGGCCGCGGCGCGTTGATCCTCGGCATCCACTTCTCCACCCTCGACCTGGGCGGCGCCCTGCACGCGCTCTACTTCCGCGTCGATGCCGTCCAGCGCCCCCACGACAACCCGTTGTTCGACCGCTTCATGGCGCGGGCCCGGGCGCGCTATTTCGATACCATCATCGAGCGCCATGACCTGCGCGGCGTGGTGCGCCGCATCAAGGAGGGCCATGCGGTCTGGTACTCGCCGGACCAGGACTTCGGCCGCGAGGCCAGCGTCTTCGCCCCCTTCTTCGGCGTTCAGGCGGCCACGGTGCGCATGACGGCACGCATCGCGCGCATGACCGGGGCGCCGGTGCTACCCCTGATCTACCACCGCAATCCGGACGATCGCACCTACACCCTGGAGTACCTGCCGCCCCTCGAGGACTTCCCCTGCGGCGACGAGGTGGCCGATGCCACCCGCATCAACGCGGTGATCGAGGCGGCGATCCGCCGCCACCCGGAGCAGTACCTGTGGCTGCACCGGCGCTTCAAGACCCGCCCGCGCGGCGAGGCCAAGCCCTACTGA
- the alr gene encoding alanine racemase → MARPLIADIDLDALRHNYRLARDQAPRSRSVAVIKADAYGHGALRCARALEDLAPAFAVACLEEAETLREGGITAPIVLLEGIFEAAELERVEALGLWMAVHSEWQLDALLAYRPARPIPVWLKVDSGMHRLGFPPERAEAAWARLAAAPAHACDLHLMSHFATADAREPAYFERQLGLLAALAARLDAPTCLANSPATLSRPAAHGAWNRPGVMLYGSDPLEVANAVSRRLAPVMTLRSAIIAVREIAAGEPVGYGGRWRASRPSRIGVVAAGYGDGYDRHAVDGTPVLVDGRRTAIAGKVSMDMLTVDLTDLPEADIGSEVVLWGRAASGEVLSVDEVARHCDTISYTLLTGVLPRVPRRYHGAH, encoded by the coding sequence ATGGCCCGGCCGCTGATTGCCGATATCGACCTCGACGCCCTGCGTCACAACTACCGCCTGGCCCGTGACCAGGCCCCCCGCAGTCGCTCCGTGGCCGTGATCAAGGCCGACGCCTACGGTCACGGCGCGCTGCGTTGCGCCCGCGCCCTCGAGGACCTGGCGCCGGCCTTCGCCGTGGCCTGCCTCGAGGAGGCCGAGACGCTCCGCGAGGGGGGCATCACCGCCCCCATCGTGCTGCTCGAGGGCATCTTCGAGGCCGCCGAGCTCGAGCGTGTCGAGGCGCTGGGGCTGTGGATGGCGGTGCACAGCGAGTGGCAGCTAGACGCGCTGCTCGCCTACCGACCGGCCCGCCCCATCCCGGTCTGGCTCAAGGTGGACTCGGGCATGCACCGGCTGGGCTTCCCGCCGGAGCGGGCCGAGGCGGCCTGGGCGCGGCTCGCCGCGGCACCCGCCCACGCCTGCGACCTGCACCTGATGAGCCACTTCGCCACCGCCGACGCCCGGGAGCCGGCCTACTTCGAGCGGCAGCTCGGGCTGCTGGCGGCGCTGGCGGCGCGGCTCGACGCGCCCACCTGCCTGGCCAACTCGCCCGCCACCCTGTCCCGGCCCGCCGCCCACGGCGCCTGGAACCGCCCCGGGGTGATGCTCTACGGCAGCGACCCGCTGGAGGTCGCCAACGCGGTGAGCCGGCGACTCGCTCCGGTGATGACCCTGCGCTCGGCGATCATCGCCGTGCGCGAGATCGCCGCGGGCGAGCCGGTGGGCTACGGCGGGCGCTGGCGGGCGTCGCGCCCCTCGCGGATCGGCGTGGTGGCGGCGGGCTACGGCGACGGCTACGACCGGCACGCGGTCGACGGCACCCCGGTGCTGGTCGACGGCCGGCGCACGGCGATCGCCGGCAAGGTCTCCATGGACATGCTCACCGTGGACCTCACCGATCTCCCCGAGGCCGACATCGGCAGCGAGGTGGTGCTCTGGGGCCGGGCGGCCAGCGGCGAGGTGCTCTCGGTGGACGAGGTGGCCCGCCACTGCGACACCATCAGCTACACCCTGCTCACGGGGGTGCTGCCGAGGGTGCCCAGGCGCTATCATGGCGCGCACTGA
- the rpoS gene encoding RNA polymerase sigma factor RpoS produces MSMLERDLQDVNLASAEEADDDTVEAEDEREEIDEEEEETLSGDEDAFEKALSREDRHHRHSLDATQIYLNEIGFSPLLTPEEEVHFGRLARKGDPLGRSRMIESNLRLVVKIARRYLNRGLTLLDLIEEGNLGLIRAVEKFDPERGFRFSTYATWWIRQTIERALMNQTRTIRLPIHVVKELNIYLRAARELTQKLDHEATAEEVADYLDKPVETVKKMMGLNERVSSVDYPMGTESDKPLIETLADDNDMGPESTLVDGDVRQHVDEWLAELTEKQMEVVVRRFGLRGHEAATLEQVGEEIGLTRERVRQIQVEALKKLRRMLDKQGLSLDAIFE; encoded by the coding sequence ATGAGCATGCTTGAACGGGACCTTCAGGATGTGAATCTGGCGTCCGCCGAAGAGGCGGACGACGACACCGTCGAGGCGGAGGACGAACGCGAGGAGATCGACGAGGAGGAAGAGGAGACCCTGAGCGGTGATGAGGACGCCTTCGAGAAGGCCCTGAGCCGCGAGGATCGCCATCACCGGCACAGCCTCGATGCCACCCAGATCTATCTCAACGAGATCGGCTTCTCGCCGCTGCTGACGCCCGAGGAGGAGGTTCACTTCGGGCGGCTGGCCCGCAAGGGCGATCCGCTGGGCCGCTCGCGGATGATCGAGTCCAACCTGCGCCTGGTGGTGAAGATCGCCCGGCGCTATCTCAACCGCGGCCTCACCCTGCTCGACCTCATCGAGGAGGGCAACCTGGGCCTGATCCGCGCCGTCGAGAAGTTCGACCCCGAGCGCGGCTTCCGATTCTCGACCTACGCCACCTGGTGGATCCGCCAGACCATCGAGCGGGCCCTGATGAACCAGACCCGCACGATTCGCCTGCCGATCCATGTGGTCAAGGAGCTCAACATCTACCTGCGGGCGGCCCGCGAGCTGACCCAGAAGCTCGACCATGAGGCCACCGCCGAGGAGGTCGCCGACTATCTCGACAAGCCGGTGGAGACCGTCAAGAAGATGATGGGCCTCAACGAGCGGGTCTCCTCCGTCGACTACCCGATGGGCACCGAGAGCGACAAGCCGCTGATCGAGACCCTGGCCGACGACAACGACATGGGCCCCGAGTCGACCCTGGTCGACGGCGACGTTCGCCAGCATGTCGACGAGTGGCTGGCGGAGCTCACCGAGAAGCAGATGGAGGTGGTGGTGCGCCGCTTCGGCCTGCGGGGCCACGAGGCCGCGACCCTCGAGCAGGTCGGCGAGGAGATCGGCCTGACCCGCGAGCGGGTCCGCCAGATCCAGGTGGAGGCCCTGAAGAAGCTGCGCCGCATGCTCGACAAGCAGGGTCTATCGCTGGACGCCATCTTCGAGTGA
- a CDS encoding peptidoglycan DD-metalloendopeptidase family protein, with translation MHKVFLISGLALALAGCAAQQGASGPVQVRDLSAARAETRPAQYTVEAGDTLYGIAWRHDMDYRDLARLNRIGPPYRIEPGQTLTLGGEGAGAAASAQAESQGGGVVATGLGGAASASGEDLDWLMPDESAIERNRRLSADRQQDDPSQGPSQTAMESADAVSGADQGPGPVYSYDSPGADGELSERDLAERRERDAESRQVAAEGTEPAAEQEPEQAAQAPSEPSGEAPAAADEGASVAGEPDAPASDERRYTPVDEVPWQWPAPGEVVGRFGEGSSITAGIDIAGQKGQSVKAAGPGIVVYAGSGVRGYGNLILLKHNDQFLSAYAHNQALHVEENDVVEAGEVIATMGDSDAEDVRLHFEVRKDGQPQDPLEYLPPR, from the coding sequence ATGCATAAGGTATTTCTGATTTCCGGGCTGGCGCTGGCGCTGGCCGGCTGCGCCGCCCAGCAGGGCGCGAGCGGTCCCGTCCAGGTCCGCGACCTCTCGGCCGCCCGCGCGGAGACGCGCCCGGCCCAGTACACCGTCGAGGCGGGGGATACCCTCTATGGCATCGCCTGGCGCCACGACATGGACTATCGCGACCTGGCGCGCCTCAACCGCATCGGCCCGCCCTACCGCATCGAGCCCGGCCAGACGCTGACCCTCGGCGGCGAGGGAGCGGGCGCCGCGGCGTCCGCCCAGGCCGAGTCCCAGGGCGGCGGCGTGGTGGCCACCGGCCTCGGCGGCGCGGCCTCGGCCAGCGGCGAGGACCTCGACTGGCTGATGCCCGACGAGAGCGCCATCGAGCGCAACCGGCGCCTCTCGGCCGATCGCCAGCAGGACGATCCGTCACAGGGCCCCAGCCAGACGGCCATGGAGAGCGCCGATGCCGTATCGGGTGCCGATCAGGGCCCGGGCCCGGTCTACAGCTACGACAGCCCCGGGGCGGATGGCGAGCTGAGCGAGCGCGACCTGGCCGAACGCCGCGAGCGGGATGCCGAGTCCCGGCAGGTGGCCGCCGAGGGCACCGAGCCGGCCGCCGAGCAGGAGCCCGAGCAGGCCGCCCAGGCGCCGTCCGAGCCGAGCGGCGAGGCCCCGGCGGCCGCCGACGAGGGCGCCTCGGTGGCCGGCGAGCCCGACGCTCCGGCGAGCGACGAGCGGCGCTACACCCCGGTGGACGAGGTCCCCTGGCAGTGGCCCGCACCCGGCGAGGTGGTGGGACGCTTCGGCGAGGGCAGCAGCATCACCGCCGGCATTGATATCGCGGGGCAAAAGGGGCAGTCTGTCAAGGCAGCCGGGCCGGGGATCGTGGTCTACGCGGGCAGCGGTGTCAGGGGCTACGGCAACCTGATCCTGCTCAAGCATAACGACCAGTTCCTCAGCGCCTACGCCCACAATCAGGCCCTTCACGTCGAGGAGAACGACGTGGTCGAGGCCGGCGAGGTCATCGCCACCATGGGTGACAGCGATGCCGAGGATGTCAGGCTGCACTTCGAGGTGCGCAAGGACGGCCAGCCTCAGGATCCCCTGGAGTATCTGCCGCCTCGCTGA
- a CDS encoding DUF368 domain-containing protein: MKRHLGIFFRGAGMGAADAVPGVSGGTIAFVTGIYEELIHTIKQFGPGAFVAWRTGGLARLARHLNLAFLLPLLAGILLSLFSVAHLVVWLIDDYPLLLNGFFFGLVAASAVVVSRHPEDWRWWHLVPLAVGLLLAHGLPSLMPLVAGLGHPDLVLVVGGAIAISALLLPGVSGSFLLLTMGLYGTVMEGIRGFDMGLMALFGAGCLVGLFGFSRLLSWLLRHHHTPTLQLLVGFIIGSLPVLWPWRELVRYQLGAEGQMIPLDYRYLTPADFAELTGEPAQLLAVIALMLAGAALVLLLAWANRSAEAARPVARRAAIAGPRQGADKEEGSDA; this comes from the coding sequence GTGAAGCGTCATCTCGGAATCTTCTTCAGGGGCGCGGGCATGGGGGCCGCCGATGCCGTCCCCGGCGTCTCCGGCGGCACCATCGCCTTCGTCACCGGCATCTACGAGGAGCTGATCCACACCATCAAGCAGTTCGGGCCGGGGGCCTTCGTGGCGTGGCGAACGGGCGGGCTCGCGCGCCTGGCGCGGCACCTCAACCTGGCCTTCCTGCTGCCGCTGCTGGCCGGGATCCTGCTGAGCCTGTTCAGCGTGGCGCACCTGGTCGTCTGGCTGATCGACGACTACCCCCTGCTGCTCAACGGCTTCTTCTTCGGCCTGGTGGCGGCCTCCGCCGTGGTGGTCAGTCGCCACCCGGAGGACTGGCGCTGGTGGCATCTGGTGCCGCTGGCCGTCGGCCTGCTGCTGGCCCACGGGTTGCCGTCGCTGATGCCGCTGGTCGCGGGGCTCGGCCATCCCGACCTGGTGCTGGTGGTGGGGGGCGCCATCGCCATCAGCGCGCTGCTGCTGCCCGGGGTCTCGGGCAGCTTCCTGCTGCTGACCATGGGGCTCTACGGCACGGTGATGGAGGGGATCCGCGGCTTCGACATGGGGCTGATGGCGCTGTTCGGCGCGGGCTGCCTGGTCGGCCTGTTCGGCTTCTCGCGGCTGCTCTCCTGGCTGTTGCGCCATCACCATACCCCGACCCTGCAGCTGCTGGTCGGCTTCATCATCGGCTCGCTGCCGGTACTCTGGCCGTGGCGCGAACTGGTACGCTACCAGCTGGGCGCCGAGGGCCAGATGATCCCCCTCGACTATCGCTATCTGACCCCGGCCGACTTCGCCGAGCTGACCGGCGAGCCCGCCCAGCTGCTGGCGGTGATCGCCCTGATGCTGGCCGGTGCCGCCCTGGTGCTGCTGCTCGCCTGGGCCAACCGTTCCGCCGAGGCCGCGCGGCCGGTCGCCCGCCGCGCGGCGATCGCCGGCCCCCGACAAGGTGCTGACAAGGAGGAAGGCTCCGATGCATAA
- a CDS encoding protein-L-isoaspartate(D-aspartate) O-methyltransferase, whose amino-acid sequence MPSSELLRGVGMTSQRTRDRMVRRLANQGVRDRRVLEVMAREPRHLFLDEALSHRAYEDSSLPIGHGQTLSQPWMVARMTELVIQEAPSRVLEVGTGSGYQTLVLSRLVAELWSVERINALQRRAAERLRGLEASNVRLRLADGGHGWSEEAPFDVILLTACASELPGPLLAQLGEEGVLIAPLAQPDGSQWLTRVRRRGDGFASERLEPVRFVPLLEGVIR is encoded by the coding sequence ATGCCCTCATCTGAACTGCTGCGCGGTGTCGGCATGACATCGCAGCGCACCCGCGATCGCATGGTGCGCCGCCTGGCCAACCAGGGGGTGCGCGACCGCCGCGTGCTGGAGGTCATGGCCCGAGAGCCGCGCCACCTCTTCCTCGACGAGGCGCTGTCGCACCGCGCCTACGAGGACTCCTCGCTGCCCATCGGTCACGGCCAGACCCTCTCCCAGCCCTGGATGGTGGCGCGGATGACCGAGCTCGTGATCCAGGAGGCGCCGTCGCGGGTGCTGGAGGTCGGCACCGGCTCCGGCTACCAGACCCTGGTGCTGTCGCGGCTGGTCGCGGAACTCTGGTCCGTGGAGCGGATCAATGCCCTGCAGCGCCGCGCCGCCGAGCGGCTGCGCGGGCTCGAGGCGAGCAACGTGCGGCTGCGCCTGGCCGATGGCGGTCACGGCTGGTCGGAGGAGGCGCCCTTCGACGTCATCCTGCTGACCGCCTGCGCCAGCGAGCTGCCCGGCCCGCTGCTCGCCCAGCTCGGCGAGGAGGGGGTGCTGATCGCCCCCCTGGCCCAGCCCGACGGCAGCCAGTGGCTGACCCGGGTGCGCCGGCGCGGCGACGGCTTCGCCAGCGAGCGGCTGGAGCCGGTGCGCTTCGTGCCCCTGCTCGAGGGCGTCATCCGGTGA
- the surE gene encoding 5'/3'-nucleotidase SurE, whose translation MRRLLLSNDDGVHAPGLRALYDALLPYARLRVVAPDRDKSGASNSLTLSRPLSLSSLDNGFYSVDGTPADCVYLGVNGVWDERPDLVISGINHGGNLGDDVLYSGTVAAAMEGRTLGTAAIAMSLVGSRHFATAGRVAASLVGAADRLSLPPRSLLNVNVPDLPWEELRGFRVTRMGHRGPAARPLEVRDPRGRLRYWIAAAGENADDGPDTDFAAVEAGYVSITPLQTDLTRHAARDDVQDWLDALI comes from the coding sequence ATGCGCCGACTGCTGCTTTCCAACGACGATGGCGTTCATGCGCCGGGGCTGCGCGCCCTCTATGATGCCCTGCTGCCCTACGCCAGGCTGCGGGTGGTGGCGCCCGACCGCGACAAGAGCGGGGCGAGCAACTCGCTCACCCTGAGTCGGCCGCTGTCGCTGTCGTCCCTCGACAACGGCTTCTACAGCGTCGACGGCACCCCGGCGGACTGCGTCTACTTGGGCGTCAACGGCGTCTGGGACGAGCGGCCGGACCTCGTGATCTCGGGCATCAACCACGGCGGCAACCTGGGCGACGACGTGCTCTATTCCGGCACCGTGGCGGCCGCCATGGAAGGGCGCACCCTGGGCACGGCGGCCATCGCCATGTCGCTGGTCGGCTCGCGCCACTTCGCGACCGCCGGGCGGGTCGCGGCGAGCCTGGTGGGGGCGGCGGACCGGCTCTCGCTGCCGCCGCGCAGCCTGCTCAACGTCAACGTGCCGGACCTGCCCTGGGAGGAGCTGCGCGGCTTCCGAGTCACCCGCATGGGCCATCGCGGCCCGGCGGCCCGCCCCCTCGAGGTGCGCGATCCCCGCGGTCGGCTGCGCTACTGGATCGCCGCCGCGGGCGAGAACGCCGACGACGGCCCGGACACCGACTTCGCCGCCGTCGAGGCGGGCTATGTTTCCATCACGCCGCTGCAGACCGACCTGACCCGGCATGCAGCGCGCGACGACGTGCAGGACTGGCTGGATGCCCTCATCTGA